The Iamia majanohamensis genome window below encodes:
- a CDS encoding glycerate kinase, translating into MRVVAAPDKFRGTATAAEVAAAVGRAATAAGWDCDEVPLADGGEGTLEVLGGPNRTSLVTGPLGDPVEAAWRLRRGTAVVESARASGLELVGGAEGNDAVSASTYGTGELIATAVELGARRVIVALGGSATTDGGLGALRALHPVQRLRAIDLVVASDVRTRFTDAAEVFGPQKGATPAQVELLRRRLERLAQIYLEDHGVDVTDIDGAGAAGGLAGGLAAVGAEVVSGFDLLADELALDEVVEGADLVVTGEGFVDAQSFDGKVVGGVVELAASLDVPVLVVAGQVFDGLEERIDAEALVDRVGDEAARTDTVASVEAVVAERLRAWGG; encoded by the coding sequence ATGCGCGTCGTGGCCGCTCCTGACAAGTTCCGAGGCACGGCGACCGCGGCCGAGGTGGCGGCGGCCGTCGGGCGCGCCGCGACCGCAGCCGGGTGGGACTGCGACGAGGTGCCCCTCGCCGACGGGGGTGAGGGCACCCTCGAGGTCCTGGGCGGGCCCAACCGGACGAGCCTCGTCACCGGACCCCTGGGCGACCCCGTGGAGGCGGCCTGGCGGCTGCGGCGCGGGACCGCCGTCGTCGAGTCGGCCCGGGCCTCGGGGCTCGAGCTGGTCGGCGGGGCCGAGGGCAACGACGCCGTGTCGGCCTCCACCTACGGCACCGGCGAGCTCATCGCCACCGCCGTCGAGCTGGGGGCCCGCCGCGTCATCGTGGCCCTGGGCGGCTCGGCCACCACCGACGGCGGCCTGGGCGCCCTGCGCGCCCTGCACCCCGTGCAGCGCCTGCGGGCCATCGACCTGGTGGTCGCCTCCGACGTCCGCACCCGCTTCACCGACGCGGCCGAGGTGTTCGGACCCCAGAAGGGGGCCACGCCGGCCCAGGTCGAGCTGCTGCGCCGCCGCCTCGAGCGGCTGGCCCAGATCTACCTGGAGGACCACGGGGTCGACGTCACCGACATCGACGGGGCCGGCGCCGCCGGGGGCCTGGCCGGGGGGCTGGCCGCGGTGGGCGCCGAGGTCGTCTCCGGGTTCGACCTCCTGGCCGACGAGCTCGCCCTCGACGAGGTGGTCGAGGGGGCCGACCTGGTCGTCACCGGCGAGGGGTTCGTCGACGCCCAGTCCTTCGACGGCAAGGTCGTGGGCGGCGTGGTCGAGCTGGCCGCCTCGCTCGACGTGCCCGTCCTCGTCGTGGCCGGCCAGGTGTTCGACGGCCTCGAGGAGCGCATCGACGCCGAGGCCCTCGTCGACCGCGTCGGCGACGAGGCCGCCCGCACCGACACCGTCGCCTCGGTCGAGGCCGTGGTGGCCGAGCGCCTCCGGGCCTGGGGCGGCTGA
- a CDS encoding AI-2E family transporter, producing the protein MEERLARIGRTAWWLSGIVVVVVVVGLLGWVFRVIFPPLILAGALVFLLNPIVNLLERRNVPRLLGTFAAFGIVLVLFAGLGAVLYPLVSNQAQEVSERVPELRDDAEEWINDLSARSDRDDWPFHVPSVQELEDQTTPAEDQDVGEQVATLREYGAQVFHVGIIFLLGPILAFYLLVDLPDVRTRVEELVPQRNKREVLFLAHRLHMAIGGFFRGQLAVAFIVGVLVSMGLWAIGLPLWLVVGMIAGLFNMIPLIGPWVGAIPGIAVALATRDIKTAVLVAVVMVVVQQIDNHLITPTVMRRAVQLHPAAVMMALLAWGTVGGFLGLLLAVPLTATIKIVSGHLWRKWVVGVSVPGLDEPYPDRSGPSHEDLPDEELPLGEAEELAAELAHDAEVDAEARAAATAGSSRTVVLDGAPAPTAPPGSRPATGDDGPTARRPGPAPA; encoded by the coding sequence ATGGAGGAGCGCCTGGCCAGGATCGGCCGCACGGCCTGGTGGCTCTCCGGCATCGTCGTGGTCGTCGTCGTGGTCGGCCTGCTGGGCTGGGTCTTCCGGGTCATCTTCCCGCCGCTGATCCTCGCCGGCGCCCTGGTCTTCCTGCTCAACCCCATCGTGAACCTGCTCGAGCGGCGGAACGTGCCCCGGCTGCTCGGGACCTTCGCCGCCTTCGGGATCGTGCTCGTGCTCTTCGCCGGGCTCGGCGCAGTGCTCTACCCGCTGGTGTCCAACCAGGCCCAGGAGGTGTCCGAGCGCGTGCCCGAGCTGCGCGACGACGCCGAGGAGTGGATCAACGACCTCTCCGCCCGCTCGGACCGCGACGACTGGCCCTTCCACGTCCCCTCGGTCCAGGAGCTGGAGGACCAGACCACGCCGGCCGAGGACCAGGACGTCGGCGAGCAGGTCGCGACCCTCAGGGAGTACGGGGCGCAGGTCTTCCACGTCGGGATCATCTTCCTGCTGGGGCCGATCCTGGCCTTCTACCTGCTCGTCGACCTGCCCGACGTCCGCACCCGCGTCGAGGAGCTGGTGCCCCAGCGCAACAAGCGCGAGGTCCTCTTCCTCGCCCACCGGCTGCACATGGCCATCGGCGGGTTCTTCCGCGGCCAGCTGGCCGTCGCCTTCATCGTGGGCGTCCTCGTCTCGATGGGGCTGTGGGCCATCGGGCTGCCGCTGTGGCTGGTGGTCGGGATGATCGCCGGCCTGTTCAACATGATCCCGCTGATCGGCCCGTGGGTCGGGGCCATCCCCGGCATCGCCGTCGCCCTCGCCACCCGGGACATCAAGACCGCCGTCCTGGTCGCGGTGGTGATGGTCGTGGTCCAGCAGATCGACAACCACCTCATCACCCCGACGGTGATGCGCCGGGCGGTCCAGCTGCACCCCGCCGCGGTGATGATGGCCCTCCTCGCCTGGGGCACCGTCGGCGGCTTCCTCGGGCTGCTGCTCGCCGTGCCCCTCACCGCCACGATCAAGATCGTCTCCGGCCACCTCTGGCGGAAGTGGGTGGTCGGCGTGTCGGTGCCGGGGCTCGACGAGCCCTACCCCGACCGGTCCGGGCCCTCCCACGAGGACCTGCCCGACGAGGAGCTGCCCCTCGGCGAGGCCGAGGAGCTGGCGGCGGAGCTCGCCCACGACGCCGAGGTCGACGCCGAGGCCCGGGCGGCCGCCACCGCGGGCTCCTCCCGCACCGTCGTCCTCGACGGGGCCCCGGCGCCGACGGCCCCGCCCGGGTCGCGGCCCGCCACCGGCGACGACGGCCCCACGGCCCGGCGCCCCGGACCGGCCCCCGCCTGA
- a CDS encoding ubiquitin-like small modifier protein 1 codes for MSVTVRVPTTLRTLTAGSAEVSVDGSTVAEVLDGLEGTHPGFKERLLDDGGQLRRFVNVFVADDDVRFLQGLDTPVPDGETVAIIPAVAGGSSPSLVR; via the coding sequence ATGAGCGTCACCGTCCGCGTCCCGACCACCTTGAGGACCCTCACCGCCGGGTCGGCCGAGGTGTCGGTCGACGGCAGCACCGTCGCCGAGGTCCTCGACGGCCTGGAGGGCACCCACCCGGGGTTCAAGGAGCGCCTGCTCGACGACGGTGGCCAGCTGCGCCGCTTCGTGAACGTCTTCGTCGCCGACGACGACGTGCGCTTCCTCCAGGGCCTCGACACCCCGGTCCCCGACGGCGAGACGGTCGCGATCATCCCCGCGGTGGCCGGCGGGTCGTCGCCCTCACTCGTTCGCTAG